A region from the Chlamydiales bacterium genome encodes:
- a CDS encoding sodium:alanine symporter family protein codes for MISTSIVSFLNHIDSWMWNYCLVILLCGLGVFLTVRLKGMQFRYLAYSLKLAFTRSDDNAEGDISQFQSLMTALAATIGIGSIAGVATAIVAGGFGAIFWMWVIALIGMVTKFAEAILAVKYRIVDKRGEMCGGPMYYITQGLGWRWLGVVFAVFGALSAFAGGNMTQSNSIAAAMHDLIGLSPLWCGIILMMFTSVVILGGIKTIGKVSSYLVPMMALMYAIGGVIILCAHYERIPASLMNIVSTAFTGQAAFGGFLGASVMAAIQMGVARGVSSNEAGLGSAPIAAAAAKTDVPGRQALISMTGVFLSSIVVCTITALVVSVTDVLGMVGADGRALNGAPLVMQAFRSVIPGGGAIVAIGLVLFGYTTIIGWAYYGEKCIEFMAGERTLKIYRILFCLMAFFGAIMSFDIVWPLVDIMNGLMALPNLIGLFALSGVVVAEANGFFALLKHEKKEAELS; via the coding sequence ATGATTTCAACCTCTATTGTCTCGTTTCTAAATCACATCGACAGCTGGATGTGGAACTACTGTCTAGTCATCCTCTTATGCGGGCTTGGAGTTTTCCTTACTGTCCGCCTAAAAGGGATGCAGTTTCGCTACCTCGCCTACTCTCTTAAACTCGCCTTCACCCGCAGCGACGACAATGCTGAGGGGGATATTAGCCAGTTCCAATCGTTAATGACAGCACTTGCTGCGACGATCGGCATTGGAAGCATTGCTGGAGTTGCAACTGCAATCGTGGCTGGCGGCTTTGGCGCGATCTTCTGGATGTGGGTGATCGCCCTCATCGGAATGGTCACAAAATTCGCTGAGGCGATCCTCGCAGTCAAATACCGCATCGTGGATAAGCGCGGAGAGATGTGCGGCGGTCCCATGTACTACATCACTCAGGGACTTGGTTGGCGCTGGCTAGGCGTTGTTTTTGCGGTCTTTGGCGCCCTATCGGCATTTGCTGGCGGCAATATGACCCAGTCCAATTCGATTGCAGCTGCGATGCACGACCTCATTGGCCTCTCTCCGCTCTGGTGCGGTATCATTCTCATGATGTTTACCTCTGTCGTCATCCTAGGCGGCATTAAAACCATCGGGAAGGTGAGCTCATACCTCGTGCCCATGATGGCACTCATGTATGCAATTGGAGGAGTCATCATCCTCTGTGCACATTATGAGCGCATTCCCGCAAGCCTCATGAATATCGTCTCCACGGCTTTCACCGGACAGGCCGCCTTCGGAGGCTTTTTGGGCGCCTCGGTGATGGCTGCGATCCAGATGGGAGTTGCAAGAGGCGTCTCTTCGAATGAAGCAGGCCTTGGAAGCGCTCCGATTGCGGCAGCCGCCGCAAAGACCGATGTCCCCGGAAGACAGGCTCTTATTTCCATGACTGGCGTCTTTCTGTCGAGCATCGTCGTATGCACCATCACAGCCCTCGTTGTCTCAGTAACTGATGTTCTCGGCATGGTTGGCGCAGATGGCAGGGCACTGAATGGTGCGCCTCTTGTGATGCAAGCCTTTCGATCTGTCATTCCCGGCGGGGGAGCGATCGTCGCCATCGGCCTCGTCCTCTTTGGTTATACAACCATCATCGGCTGGGCCTACTACGGAGAGAAGTGCATCGAGTTTATGGCAGGGGAGCGGACGCTAAAAATCTACCGCATTCTTTTCTGTCTCATGGCCTTTTTTGGCGCTATCATGAGCTTTGATATCGTCTGGCCTCTTGTCGACATCATGAATGGTCTGATGGCCCTTCCCAACCTCATTGGACTCTTCGCTCTTTCTGGCGTCGTTGTCGCAGAGGCTAACGGCTTTTTTGCCCTCTTGAAACACGAGAAAAAAGAAGCTGAGCTGTCGTGA
- a CDS encoding 3-deoxy-7-phosphoheptulonate synthase, which yields MFEYKNFPSPADLKAELPLENEERAFIEGSRKAAQEIASGRDGRLAIITGPCSIHEIEGALDYARELKKLSLKIEESSFLVMRVYVEKSRTGVGWKGLLYDPHLDGSSSIEAGLRLSRQLFIELAKLRVPIAVEFVDPLVSLYFDDLITWGFIGARTSYSQPHRQLASSLPFPIGFKNGLDGDLDQTLHSILSSKAPHTFLYVDNEGKLAPKQSSGNPCSHLVLRGSLSGTNYDEESVNRACESLKEQSLSPRLLIDCAHGNSQKDYEKQKEVFAAVIQQVQKGSDRIMGVMLESHLHAGSQRFDLDGSPLKYGISITDPCLDWISTEELILSTV from the coding sequence ATGTTTGAATATAAGAACTTCCCATCTCCTGCAGATTTAAAAGCCGAACTCCCCCTGGAAAATGAGGAGAGAGCGTTTATTGAAGGGAGCCGTAAAGCAGCCCAAGAGATCGCCTCAGGAAGAGATGGACGCCTCGCGATCATCACAGGTCCCTGTTCAATCCACGAAATAGAAGGCGCCCTAGATTATGCAAGAGAGCTGAAGAAGCTCTCCTTAAAAATAGAGGAGAGCTCTTTTCTGGTCATGCGCGTCTACGTGGAGAAATCCAGGACGGGTGTGGGATGGAAGGGTCTTCTTTACGATCCACACCTGGATGGCTCCTCCTCAATTGAAGCGGGCCTCCGCCTCTCCCGACAACTTTTTATTGAGCTTGCAAAGTTAAGAGTTCCAATAGCCGTTGAGTTTGTAGACCCGCTCGTATCGCTCTACTTCGACGACCTGATCACATGGGGCTTTATCGGAGCGCGAACCTCCTATTCACAACCACATAGACAGCTAGCCTCTTCTCTCCCCTTTCCCATCGGTTTCAAAAATGGTCTTGATGGGGATCTGGACCAGACTCTTCATAGCATCCTCTCTTCAAAAGCGCCGCACACTTTTTTATATGTCGATAACGAAGGGAAGCTTGCGCCTAAACAGAGCTCTGGCAACCCGTGTTCTCATCTCGTTCTCAGAGGGTCTTTAAGTGGAACCAACTACGACGAGGAGTCTGTGAATAGAGCATGTGAAAGCCTAAAAGAGCAGAGCCTCTCTCCTAGGCTCCTAATCGATTGCGCGCATGGGAATAGCCAAAAGGATTATGAAAAACAGAAAGAAGTTTTTGCTGCCGTAATACAGCAGGTGCAAAAGGGAAGCGATCGGATCATGGGAGTGATGTTAGAAAGCCACCTGCATGCTGGCAGCCAGCGCTTCGATCTCGACGGTTCACCACTTAAATATGGCATTTCAATCACAGACCCCTGCCTCGACTGGATCTCAACAGAAGAGCTCATTCTGTCGACTGTCTAA
- a CDS encoding NUDIX hydrolase yields MPEKPQEAVAVIILNEEQTSIVLVKRRDIPVWVLPGGGIDRGESPEEAALREALEETGFEVKIVRKIAEYLPVNRLTQRTHYFECRIASGEARSSRETKAVAFFDVRALPKLLPPFYKNWIDDALANKPELICKKIEDVNYFILVKLLLQHPILVGRYLLTKLGIHLNHSD; encoded by the coding sequence ATGCCCGAAAAGCCGCAAGAAGCCGTTGCTGTGATCATCCTGAATGAGGAGCAAACTTCTATTGTGCTTGTAAAAAGACGCGACATTCCAGTGTGGGTACTTCCAGGAGGAGGAATCGATCGCGGCGAGTCTCCAGAAGAGGCAGCTCTCAGAGAGGCGCTTGAAGAGACGGGTTTTGAAGTGAAGATCGTTCGGAAAATTGCGGAATACCTTCCAGTCAACCGCTTGACGCAGCGCACCCACTATTTCGAGTGCAGAATTGCAAGTGGTGAGGCGAGAAGCAGTAGGGAGACAAAAGCAGTGGCTTTTTTCGATGTCAGAGCGCTTCCCAAGCTGCTTCCCCCTTTTTATAAGAATTGGATCGATGACGCCTTAGCAAATAAACCTGAACTCATTTGCAAAAAGATTGAAGACGTCAACTACTTCATCCTCGTGAAGCTCCTCCTCCAACACCCGATACTCGTCGGCAGATATCTCCTCACCAAGCTCGGCATCCACCTCAACCACTCCGACTAA
- the fumC gene encoding class II fumarate hydratase: MKKRVETDSLGQVEVPVHKYYGAQTQRSIDNFPIGTEKMPMELIQALGIVKKACAIVNSELGLLPREKKELIVGVCDEIIEGKLHDHFELVVWQTGSGTQTNMNVNEVISNRAIEMVGGKLGSKDPIHPNDDVNKSQSSNDVFPTAMHIAAVLAIRDQLLPKLETICKGFEKKAEEFKGIVKIGRTHLMDATPLTLGQEFSGYASQIEHGIRALKATLASLSELALGGTAVGTGINAPAKFGEQTAAVIAKLTSYPFITAPNKFEALAANDAIVEASGALKRVACSFMKIANDIRWLASGPRSGLGEIFIPSNEPGSSIMPGKVNPTQSEAMTMVAAQVIGNDTTIAIAGSLGNFELNVFKPVMIYNLLQSIRLLGDVALNFHKRCLVGIEPNKKRIAEHLNNSLMLATALNPAIGYDKAAKVVQKAYTEGTTLKEAAVSLGFLTPEKFDEIVDPKKMI; this comes from the coding sequence GTGAAGAAGAGGGTGGAAACAGATAGCCTGGGCCAAGTAGAGGTGCCTGTGCACAAGTATTACGGCGCCCAAACTCAACGCTCCATCGATAATTTTCCTATCGGTACCGAGAAGATGCCCATGGAGCTCATTCAAGCTCTCGGCATCGTGAAGAAAGCTTGCGCGATCGTGAACTCCGAACTGGGACTCCTCCCTCGAGAAAAAAAAGAACTTATCGTTGGCGTCTGCGACGAGATTATTGAGGGGAAGCTTCACGACCACTTTGAACTCGTCGTCTGGCAGACGGGTTCTGGCACTCAGACAAACATGAATGTCAACGAGGTCATCAGCAATCGAGCGATTGAAATGGTCGGTGGAAAGTTAGGGTCGAAAGACCCGATCCATCCGAACGATGATGTGAATAAATCGCAATCCTCGAATGATGTCTTTCCCACTGCCATGCACATTGCGGCTGTTTTAGCTATTCGAGACCAGCTCCTTCCAAAGCTTGAAACCATCTGTAAAGGCTTTGAAAAAAAGGCAGAGGAGTTCAAGGGGATCGTTAAAATTGGACGCACCCATCTCATGGATGCAACACCCCTTACACTTGGTCAGGAGTTTTCAGGATACGCCTCGCAAATTGAGCATGGGATCCGCGCGCTTAAAGCAACCCTTGCAAGCTTAAGCGAACTCGCCCTTGGGGGAACAGCAGTTGGAACAGGGATTAATGCTCCCGCCAAATTCGGAGAGCAGACTGCAGCAGTGATTGCAAAGCTCACCAGCTATCCTTTCATTACCGCTCCAAATAAATTTGAAGCTCTTGCAGCTAATGATGCTATTGTCGAGGCCAGTGGCGCTTTAAAGAGAGTCGCCTGCTCTTTCATGAAGATTGCAAATGATATCCGCTGGCTCGCTTCGGGCCCAAGAAGCGGCCTCGGCGAGATTTTTATTCCTAGCAATGAGCCCGGCTCTTCGATCATGCCAGGCAAGGTGAACCCCACACAGAGCGAAGCGATGACGATGGTTGCAGCTCAAGTGATTGGGAATGATACGACCATCGCAATTGCAGGCTCGCTTGGAAATTTTGAGCTCAATGTTTTCAAGCCCGTCATGATCTATAACCTCCTCCAGTCGATTCGACTGCTTGGAGATGTCGCGTTGAATTTTCACAAGCGCTGCCTCGTGGGCATCGAGCCCAATAAGAAGCGTATTGCTGAACATCTGAATAACTCGCTCATGCTTGCCACAGCACTCAATCCTGCCATCGGTTATGACAAGGCAGCAAAAGTTGTCCAGAAGGCGTACACCGAAGGAACCACCCTAAAAGAGGCCGCGGTATCCCTCGGCTTTCTCACTCCCGAAAAATTCGATGAGATCGTCGATCCCAAAAAAATGATCTGA
- a CDS encoding ATP synthase subunit C, which translates to MDFAMVGPALVLGMGCVGSSIGCGIAGMASHAVMSRVEENHGTFIGMSAVASSQSIYGFVLMILMKNSIQAGTLSPLTAIGIGFSVGLALLVSSVYQGMCAASGIQASAKQPAIIGKCFAALGIVESFSLFAFVFALLLI; encoded by the coding sequence ATGGATTTTGCAATGGTAGGACCCGCCCTTGTGTTGGGAATGGGATGCGTCGGAAGCTCGATCGGTTGCGGTATTGCGGGGATGGCTTCACATGCGGTGATGAGTAGAGTTGAAGAGAACCATGGAACATTTATCGGTATGTCGGCGGTCGCCTCATCTCAGTCGATCTATGGATTCGTACTCATGATTCTGATGAAGAACAGCATTCAAGCTGGAACTCTAAGCCCACTTACAGCAATTGGAATCGGCTTTTCCGTTGGACTTGCTCTTCTCGTCTCCTCGGTTTATCAGGGAATGTGCGCGGCGTCAGGAATTCAAGCCTCTGCCAAACAGCCCGCGATTATCGGAAAGTGCTTTGCAGCGCTTGGAATCGTAGAGTCGTTTTCACTCTTCGCATTCGTCTTTGCCCTTCTCTTGATATAG
- a CDS encoding V-type ATP synthase subunit I — translation MIIPLKKYLFFGVKDVIDDFFSRAQHQGYIEFIHPAGRKPVELPNDIQMLLSAIKILRKLPVKKPYVGGGSSAFAMEIAERILSLKAEIDKLSEEMRILEAEILRVAPFGDFSMEDVELIEELGKRKVQFFCIKTAKSLQTSFPDEVIYVDTVYDLDYFIAINPERTSYSGMIEMRIDRSVGQLQNHHSFIQESLHLLEAELKGLAGHIDFLHHVLVEKLNDHDLIAAKKEVSFPLEKNFFAVEAWIPENKVASVFAMMDGMTIGAEEISIEEADRVPTYMENKGTNRIGEDLVRIYDIPSTRDKDPSGWLFWAFALFFAIIVADGGYGLLFLATAVLLHYKFPQAKAMAKRFIKLLGVLAISCILWGVATSSFFGIDFAPHSSVSKFSLTGFLVEKKAAYHFAKKDDVYKYWTEKFPQTATATNSEEFLMRATETKNSKISYEMYDEFKDNILLEFSLLIGVIHVATSFFRYLRRNLAGIGWVAFMVGGYLYFPSILKCTSLLHFTGIIQPEEAAKIGLQLVYGGMGLAVVLALIQKRLKGISEIANLIQVFADVLSYLRLYALALAGSMMALTFNDLGMNIGLVLGFLVILFGHAVNLTLCSMSGVIHGMRLNVIEWYHYSFEGGGKLFRPLKKLKP, via the coding sequence GTGATTATTCCACTTAAGAAGTACCTTTTTTTCGGAGTAAAAGATGTTATAGACGACTTCTTTTCGCGCGCTCAACATCAAGGATATATCGAATTTATCCATCCAGCTGGTCGTAAGCCTGTTGAGCTTCCCAATGACATCCAGATGCTCCTGTCGGCGATCAAAATTTTGCGCAAGCTCCCTGTTAAGAAGCCCTATGTAGGTGGTGGCTCATCGGCTTTTGCTATGGAGATTGCAGAGAGAATTCTCTCGCTTAAAGCGGAGATTGATAAGCTTTCGGAGGAGATGCGAATCCTTGAAGCTGAGATCTTGCGCGTTGCTCCCTTTGGTGACTTCTCAATGGAAGATGTCGAGCTTATCGAAGAGCTTGGTAAAAGAAAGGTTCAATTCTTCTGTATAAAGACTGCAAAGAGTCTTCAGACCAGTTTTCCTGATGAGGTGATCTATGTCGACACCGTTTACGATCTCGACTACTTTATCGCTATTAATCCAGAGAGGACCTCATATTCCGGAATGATCGAAATGCGCATCGACCGCTCTGTGGGACAGTTGCAGAACCACCACTCTTTCATCCAAGAGTCTCTACACCTTCTAGAGGCTGAGTTAAAAGGCCTGGCAGGGCATATAGACTTTCTTCACCATGTCCTTGTTGAAAAACTAAATGACCACGATCTCATTGCAGCGAAGAAGGAAGTGAGCTTTCCTCTCGAGAAGAATTTTTTTGCAGTTGAAGCTTGGATTCCAGAAAATAAGGTCGCCTCAGTTTTTGCAATGATGGATGGGATGACGATAGGCGCGGAGGAGATCTCGATCGAAGAAGCTGATCGTGTGCCCACCTATATGGAAAACAAGGGGACCAACCGCATCGGAGAAGATCTAGTAAGAATCTACGATATCCCTTCTACCCGCGATAAGGACCCCTCCGGGTGGCTTTTCTGGGCTTTCGCCCTCTTTTTTGCCATTATCGTAGCAGATGGTGGATATGGCCTTCTCTTCCTTGCCACTGCCGTCTTGCTCCACTACAAATTTCCTCAAGCGAAAGCTATGGCTAAGCGCTTCATTAAACTTCTTGGCGTGCTTGCCATTAGCTGCATTCTATGGGGAGTCGCTACCTCTTCATTTTTTGGCATTGATTTTGCGCCGCACAGCTCTGTATCGAAATTCTCGCTTACCGGTTTCCTGGTTGAGAAGAAGGCCGCATATCATTTCGCTAAAAAAGATGATGTTTATAAGTACTGGACAGAGAAGTTTCCTCAAACCGCTACCGCGACAAATAGTGAAGAGTTTTTAATGCGGGCAACTGAGACGAAAAATTCCAAGATAAGTTACGAGATGTACGATGAGTTTAAAGATAACATCCTGCTCGAATTCTCCCTCTTGATCGGAGTGATCCACGTCGCCACCTCTTTTTTCCGCTATCTCAGAAGAAACCTAGCTGGAATTGGCTGGGTCGCTTTTATGGTTGGCGGCTACCTCTACTTCCCCTCGATACTCAAGTGCACCTCTCTTCTTCATTTCACAGGCATTATTCAGCCGGAAGAGGCAGCGAAGATCGGCCTTCAACTGGTTTATGGTGGAATGGGCCTTGCCGTTGTTCTCGCCCTCATTCAGAAGCGGCTCAAGGGAATTTCTGAGATTGCAAATCTAATACAAGTCTTTGCCGATGTCCTCTCTTATCTTCGTCTATACGCTCTTGCTCTTGCCGGATCGATGATGGCTCTCACTTTTAACGATCTGGGGATGAATATCGGCCTGGTTCTAGGATTTCTCGTGATTCTATTCGGACATGCAGTGAATCTCACTCTATGCAGCATGTCAGGGGTGATTCACGGCATGCGTCTTAATGTCATCGAATGGTACCACTACTCCTTTGAAGGAGGGGGGAAGCTGTTCAGACCTTTAAAAAAACTTAAACCTTAG
- a CDS encoding V-type ATP synthase subunit D, whose protein sequence is MAQIKLTKTELRSQQVRLDQLKKYLPTLQLKKALLQVEVFQAQQEIEDLTIHFGRMEERVKRFSVLLSDKNASDLFSAVTVVEVKKRVENIAGVEIPYFEEVVFHEPTYSLFDTPVWMEPATEGVRELINIREKIRIAREKKTALENELREVSIRVNLFEKILIPRAQENIKKIKIFLGDVLLAAVSQAKVSKQKILKKKAASS, encoded by the coding sequence ATGGCCCAGATCAAGCTCACAAAGACAGAACTTAGGTCTCAGCAGGTCAGATTAGATCAGCTGAAGAAGTATCTTCCTACTTTGCAGCTGAAAAAGGCTCTCTTGCAAGTAGAGGTTTTTCAAGCTCAGCAAGAGATCGAAGATCTTACTATTCACTTTGGCAGAATGGAAGAGCGCGTCAAGCGCTTCTCTGTGCTCTTGTCTGATAAGAACGCCTCAGATCTCTTCTCTGCTGTAACTGTCGTAGAGGTGAAGAAGCGCGTGGAGAATATCGCAGGTGTTGAGATTCCCTACTTTGAAGAGGTGGTCTTTCACGAACCCACCTACTCGCTCTTCGACACTCCTGTCTGGATGGAGCCTGCAACTGAAGGGGTGCGTGAACTTATTAATATTCGAGAGAAGATCCGCATAGCCAGAGAGAAGAAGACCGCTCTGGAAAATGAGCTGCGCGAGGTGTCGATTCGAGTAAACCTTTTCGAAAAAATCTTAATTCCTCGAGCTCAGGAAAATATCAAAAAAATCAAAATCTTTTTGGGGGATGTTCTGCTCGCTGCTGTTTCTCAAGCAAAAGTTTCTAAACAGAAAATTCTGAAAAAGAAGGCTGCTTCATCGTGA
- a CDS encoding V-type ATP synthase subunit B — protein MKKIYDRIVDMRGNLLTVLAEGVSLGEVALIQKRSGQSTYASVLQIDKDRVTLQCFENTRGLSTNDRVTFLGKEMHATCSDALLGRRLNGVGEPIDNGPAIMGEAIEIGTPSFNPVRRIIPRDLVRTNIPMIDVFNCLVKSQKIPIFSVAGEPYNALLMRIANQTDADVVIIGGMGLRFDDYQAFIDNAEKAGSLEKTIMFIHKATDPAVECVLVPDMALACAEKFAVQDKDVLVLLTDMTAFADSIKEIMITMDQVPSNRGYPGSLYSDLASRYEKAVDIDGSGSITIISVTTMPGGDVTHPIPDNTGYITEGQFYLHGGRIDPFGSLSRLKQQVIGKVTREDHGDIANAQIRLYADSKKARERESMGFKLSRWDEKLLQYASLFEERMMNLEVNYTLEEALDLGWKTLSECFEMHEVGVKQAYVDKYWPKKR, from the coding sequence ATGAAAAAGATCTATGACAGAATTGTAGACATGCGAGGCAACCTTCTGACAGTGTTAGCAGAAGGGGTTAGCCTGGGAGAGGTCGCTCTTATTCAGAAGCGAAGCGGGCAGAGCACCTATGCCTCAGTGCTGCAAATCGATAAGGACCGCGTCACTCTTCAATGCTTTGAAAATACGCGAGGCCTCTCTACGAATGATAGAGTGACATTTCTGGGTAAAGAGATGCATGCGACCTGCAGCGATGCCTTGTTGGGACGGAGGCTTAATGGAGTAGGGGAGCCGATCGATAATGGCCCCGCAATCATGGGAGAGGCGATCGAGATCGGGACTCCGTCATTCAATCCAGTGAGACGTATCATCCCTCGTGATCTCGTAAGAACAAATATTCCGATGATCGATGTGTTTAACTGCCTTGTGAAGTCTCAGAAAATACCGATCTTTTCTGTTGCTGGAGAGCCCTATAATGCGCTGCTCATGCGTATCGCCAATCAGACAGATGCTGATGTGGTCATTATTGGGGGAATGGGGCTCCGTTTCGATGACTACCAAGCGTTTATCGATAATGCTGAGAAGGCGGGCTCGTTAGAAAAGACGATCATGTTCATCCATAAAGCCACCGACCCAGCTGTAGAGTGCGTGCTCGTGCCAGATATGGCACTAGCTTGCGCTGAGAAATTTGCGGTGCAAGACAAGGATGTCCTTGTTCTTTTAACCGACATGACCGCTTTTGCCGATTCGATTAAAGAGATTATGATCACAATGGACCAGGTTCCCTCGAACCGCGGCTACCCGGGCTCTCTCTATTCGGATCTTGCTTCACGCTATGAGAAGGCTGTTGATATCGATGGAAGCGGCTCTATTACAATTATTTCTGTAACGACGATGCCTGGAGGCGATGTCACCCATCCTATTCCGGATAATACCGGTTACATCACTGAGGGGCAGTTCTATTTACACGGTGGAAGAATAGATCCTTTCGGCTCTCTTTCTCGTCTTAAGCAGCAGGTGATTGGAAAGGTAACGCGCGAAGACCATGGCGATATTGCGAATGCGCAGATCCGTCTCTACGCAGATTCGAAGAAAGCGCGCGAGCGCGAAAGCATGGGATTTAAGCTCTCGAGATGGGATGAGAAGCTGCTCCAGTATGCCAGTCTCTTTGAAGAGCGGATGATGAATCTCGAAGTTAACTATACGTTGGAAGAGGCTCTAGATTTAGGCTGGAAGACGCTTAGTGAGTGTTTTGAGATGCATGAAGTGGGAGTAAAGCAGGCGTATGTCGACAAGTATTGGCCGAAGAAGCGATAG